The following nucleotide sequence is from Corylus avellana chromosome ca7, CavTom2PMs-1.0.
ATTTACCTCCCTCTCTTCATCCTTATTCCTTGtcctcatcttcttcatcatctccgATCTGCAAATTCCAACTGTTATAGATAATTGTTAATGTCAAAGTAGTGCGGTGTGGTTGTCTTAATTGTATAGCAGTAACTGTTATTTATGCATGCCTTTATTTATAAGAATGAAAAGGTCTCCGTAGAAAGTGAAACGACAGACAATTTTACCTTCAATTGTATGTTGAATTCCTGGGCTGAATATCCGATTGTTTCCTATTAACCGTCTACCGACTTCTGGTGATCAGTAGTCagaataaaataattgtttggGTGTCAGTTCAGTAAGtggtaaaatttttattttttcggttAACCAAACCAAACCGACTTAACTGACATGTGGCCCTCAACAATGTTTTACATTACCTGTTTAGCTCCAAAAACAATCTATTTtgacacaataaaaaaattaaaaaaattaaaaattaaaaaaaaaggttcataaTTAATCGACTTAACTGACCAACATTTAACCGACTTCATCGAGTTAACTGATTTAATCGAAATAGTTAAAATTTATTCATATCGATACTAAGTCGGTTAactaatcaatttttttaattcagtagatgaaaatatatttaccGTCATGATTTAACCGATACCCAACCTTATCCAGTCTAATATCAAAGCTGTAAAACTCTGTCAAATTCCTGGGCCTCTCCCTCACTGTTGATCCTCTTTGGGGGACCCATTCAACAATTAGTCAATTGCTAAATAATTCATCCACCAGCTCACAAGATATTAGATAGATAAGGATAGAATCTAAACTAACAACAGGGGACCAGAAACAGAACCAACCAGTCAATCCACATTCAACATATCAAAGTATTGTACAACAAAATCCAACATAAATTCTAACAACAGGGGACCGGAAACAGAACCAACCAGTCAATCCACATTCAACATATCAAAGTATTGTACAACAAAATCCAACATAAATTCTAATTTATGTATATCCTCACACATTCACTATAtacataaaactaattaaacatcatcaaaatatttgtaACACAGATTACAAAACACTGCATCACTCTCTTAAAGCAAAAGAATTGGATCAAactctaattaattaaggattCTAAAACTAGAAACAACATGTCCACTTTACAGTTGGTGGCAGTTGGTCTCACCCTGCCAGCTCCAAACAATGTCTTTCAGCGCAGGCCTCACCTCCTCCTCATACAACTTCTTGTACTCCAGGGTGTCTCCGGCCGACTTGGAGAACTCGACCACCGCCACCTCCGGCGCCACCTCGAACACCTCAGCCGTCACTGCCAACTTTCCTTTCCTGCCATCCATTTTCCCCTGCATTTTCACCTTGAATTCTTTTACGCTCGTCACGCTGAAATTCAGCCTGCTCGCCAAAGCCTGAAGCTTAGCCACGATCGCCGAAGCCGAGCACTTGGAGGTGAACATGGACCCAGATTTCCTCTCGCACTCAAACAAGTTCGACAAGTCGAACCCGGACGACATCGACGAAATGAGTTCGAAAGCGTTGTAAAAACGCGGTGACATGGACTTTTCATCATTCTGGTCGTTCTGATCACCGACCGGTTCTTGGATTGAGAGTGGAATTGGAATTGGCTTCACAAACCCCTTTTGAAACCAGGGATTTTGCATTATCTCCAGGATTGAAATTCTCTTCGCCGGATCAGAAACAAGGAGCTGGGATATCAACTGCTTTGCGTCGGTGGAAAACCATTGGGGAAACTCGAATTCGGCCTTGAAAACCTTCCGGTACATTTTCATGAGGTTGTCGGCTTGAAATGGAAGATACCCAGCAAGCAAAACGAAGAGAATTACTCCACAAGACCAGATATCAGCCTTGGCTCCGTCATACCCTTTCTTCCTCAAAACCTCTGGCGCCACATATGCCGGTGTGCCGCACTGCGTGTGGAGCAAGCCGTCATTCCAGAGCTGCTCCGGCAACGCCGACAAGCCGAAATCGGAAACTTTCAAGTCCTCGTTATCATCGAGGAGGAGATTTTCGGGCTTCAAGTCTCGGTGCGAAACGCCACGGCTGTGACAGAaatcgatcgcactcactaaCTGCTGGAAATACTTTCTCGCCAAATCCTCCTTGAGCTTTCCCTTGGCAACCTTGGCGAACAATTCGCCCCCTTTGACGTATTCCATCACGAAGAATATCTTTGCTTTGGTGGCCATCACTTCCTTCAACTCAACAACATTTGGGTGGCGAACCAATCGCATGACGGAGATCTCGCGCTTGATTTGCTCGATTAGGCCTTCTTTCTTGACGTTGTCCTTGTTGATTAGCTTGATGGCAACGCTTTCGTCGCTGACGAGATTCTTGCCGTAGTACACCTTGGCGAAGGTGCCTTGGCCTAACAATCTCCCCATCTCGTACTTTCCGAAGATTATGTGTCTCGAGGAATCGAGATTGCCGGTTTGTTGAACAACACTTGGTTCTTCCATCTCAAttctcaaccaaaaaaaaaaaaaaagaacagaggATGGGATGTTTGAGTTTTTGGGAAATTGACTCAAATCAGGCCATGAGTGGTAAAAATGGGCATGGCCCAGATGAGAAAAAATGGAATTTTTCCCGAAAAAATGTGTCAGATGGCCGAAAAATCGGATGAAGGTGGTGATACAGCATAAAGGACGAAAAAATGGGATTTCATTTTTCTGAGAGAATTGAGGGATTGGAGGTCAATGATTACAAGTTGGTGGTGTTGAATTGGATCAGGTTTGGTGGAAAAAAGGTGGTGATTGGTGGCAGGGAAATAAAGGAGATAAGAGGACGCAGAAATGGTGGGAAGAGCGGGTTGGCATATAACCATTGGAGGACATAGTTTGGGGTGTCGGAGAGTGTGGTCTGGAAGGAGCGGGAAGGCACATAAAAGGTGGCCCAATTGGGTTGGGACACGTACAAATGTGTATGGGTCCCCCCATAACAATTAAGACATTTTGTCTCTCTTCTTGTTTTCCATAAATAgagctctctttctcttgtatCTTGTACACGTACTTTACTTGAAATACTTGTGTAAAATTCAGAGATTCAGAGGTGGAGCAAAAAGGACAATATGCTCTGTGAAGCTTCCTGTTGAAGCTTTGCCAAATAAGTACCAGCTGCAGATTCAGAGCTCTGAAGCATGAATACAATGGACCCAAATCCTGCCTAAATCAATCTGAGCACACGGttgaacttttctttttgtttttatggtCCACATGGGGCGCCCACAACTGCTACTGCTGCTTCCTGCAACCTAGGAGTTTGAGCTCTTTGCCAGAGGTTGTAGGGGGCACTACAATTTCAACAGTTAAGCTCAATCCAAGTAGGATGCTTCTCGAGCGGTAAAAAATATCATTCAAGAATTCTCATAAGTCCAAATTCTTGTGAAGCAGTAAAATATAATGGGGAAAAGTTTACGTGATTctatcaaattattatttaattcctcaaacttttaattaagaTAATGTTGcttttaaactactaaaaaattgttaatatcaCCCTCAAAGTtaccaaaaagacaaaaattaccttaaatttttgttaataaaacaaaattactcccataaattcaaaaaaaaaaaaaaaacaaaaacaaacaaacaaacaaacaaacaaacacaaaaattcCCACTTccctttatcattttttgtcctaaatttttagttttagtttttttttttaaaaaaaaatatttattatttttttattaagggtatttttgccATTAagggaaacattgacaattttttgtagtttatatGAAgatattatcacaattgaaagtttagagagaATATTATCACTTAAGGCTCTGTTTACTTCGACTAAAATGGTTTCCAAAAAATGATTTCCACATTTTAcagtgtttacttcgacgtaaaataatgatcaacggaaaatattttctttttgaccaaaattttttctttaattttcgaaaaatggtttacggttttgaaaaccgcaAACCATTTTCCACTATAAgtatctcattcttaaatcgataaACCTTACCAAGACTCATCGAAAACCTCGCAAGTACTTGACCAGGACTCGcctaggacccgcccgggacttgaccgggacccgccctggacctgaccgggacttgaccaagacccgcctaggactCGCCCCGAACCCCGCcgagacctgcctgggactcgcccaagacttgcccaggacccgcccgggacctgaccaggacccgcctgagacttgaccgggacccgcctaggacctgCATGGGACCCCGtcgggacctacccgggacttgaccgagactcgcCCAGGACTTGTTCGGGACCAACgaggacttgctcgggacccacctgggacttgaccaagacctgATCGGGACTTGCCTGTGACTTAAccagacctgcccgggacccacctgggacttgactgggacccgcctggacttgaccaagacccgtTCGGGACTTCCtagggacccgcccgagacttgaccggacttgcccaagacccgcccaagacttgcTCGGTCATGTCCAAtcggggtcccggtcaagtcccaagcaggtctcggcggggtcccaagcaagtcctgggcgggtcccagtcaagtcccagcgaggtcccgggcgggttccggtcaagtccccgGTAAGTCTCAGgagggtcccgggcaagtcctgggcgggtcccagtcaagtcccaacagggtcctagtcaagtctcgggcaggtcccggcggggtcccgagcaagtcccggtcaggtcccggtcaagtacTTGGCgggtcccaagcaagtcccgggtgggtcccagtcaagtcccaatAGGGTCCTGGttaagtcccgggcaggtcccagtgGGGTTccaggcaagtcccggtcaggtcccggtcaagtcctgggcgggtctcgagcaagtcccaggcaggtctcgGCGAGGTCCTAGCCAAGTTCCGACGAGGTCCAGGGCAGGTCCTTGCAGGGTCTCGAACAAGTCCCGTGCAGGTCCCATCGGGGAccttattagaaaaaaaatattaaaaatatatatatatattttccgtGTGCAcggtaaacaccgtaaaatgttttcgaaagaaaatatttaggaaaaatggctttcctaaaaatattttctgacaaaaaccattttacgtcgaagtaaactgAGCCTAAGTGgcaatttaaaaagaatatgTGGACATGAGCTACAGCATTAGGTTTTGTTAATTATGTGCATCTAATGCAtttgaaattgtaaaatttcctctctttttttttttttttaaatttatttctttttggtaaGTTTAAAATACTAAGGCACGTTTGCTACATGAGGTGCCTATTGTTTTACCAATTCATGCACACAGCCAAGTCATACAAAATTTTttgcaaccaaaacaaaaaaaaataaatgaatgaaaGACCAAAAATAGTATTATGAACACCACAAAGCCAtcactaattttaaatttaaaggaTCTAATTATATCTTAATCTTacatgaattaaaatttaacacTAGCCAAGGCAGCAACCGACGAGGATTATAAGTTGTTGGGGGTGACAAGTTTGAGGCCGTAGCTGTGGAAATTTATGTACGTGAATCGaagtatgagtataagactattaggagtgggtatcggtcaaaacggtccggttttggctcttactagttattaaccgataattatcggttaaacggtttctTAACCGATTACCAGCCAATAAGGAATTTAActaaaattatcggttataacaataaacggttaaccggtttaaccgtgGGCTTCAGGTTTCTTGCTCTTCTGCAGAAGAACAAAAATGGATCTTCTACATTGACCGCATACAGAGAGAAAGAAACCTGAAGAAGAACAAAAACCTTTTTCTTGCGGACAAAACGGAGGTGATCTTCATGTCGTTGAAGATGGAAGAAGGCGGCGATTCAGGCCAATGAATCTGGATTTGCTTCAAATGTTGCTGGGCAATTTGATCGGTTTTGGAGTTCTCTGTCACCGTTAATACAGTTATGTATTGCAATACTAGTTTGGTTGACTTTGTTCTTGACCTTTCTCATGTTTTAGCTAAAGCCAGTAAACTCAGATTCAACATCCTGGGCTATAAAGATGCTGATGCGGAAATTAATAGTCCTAATGATTGAAATTTAGTCTCAGGCTATGAATCTAATTCTGCATCATGCAAGTTCTCATTGGAGGAGTTGAAGAATTGAAATCGGAGAAAGATAACATGGCAGTGGATCTAGCGATAAGAACAAAACGGAGCGTAGATAACATGGCAGTGGATCTACCTGAACAAAAGCAACCTGAAGGAGAACAAAAGAAACATAAGACCATTTTTGTTCTTCGGATTCACCGCAAACAGAGCGTAGAGAGTAGAGAGGCGAGAGCAGATTGGGGGTATGGTGGCAGGTGGGTCGATTTAGGCTTAGGGTTTGATATTTAGATAGGTATATATAATCCCCCCAAAACGGCTTCGTTTTGGCTTCCCCACTAaccggttcttatcggttaaaacgGTTAATCGATAACAAATGGTTAACTAGACCAGACCGGACCGATAAAAATTTCagtacaaaatttttaaccgataagaatatcggttaaacggtaaTGGTTAGTATCGGTTTGGTCGAAACCGGTAAACGGCGGGtaatcggtaatcggtaaccgaTTAATTTGCCTGCCCCTAAAGACAATATGTGTCAATCTTAATttaatctgtttaattaaatggtttagTCTCATTAACTATCATTGGCGGATTCAGGAATTCATTCTTGCAAAggcgtaaataaaataataaaatttaatgataattttttttttttgttctctttatatattatatttttattataatatggtaaatacaattaaaaatatatattataacacaatatgtgtatcacaaaaagcatatttatgagacttcataaatatatgtcaGATTGATATATCAGTTAACatgtaggcactagtacaaaaataaagaaaaatacaaagtgTCTACAATTGCATTTGACGTGAtcttaaagaaacaaaatcatttgaagctttcaaaaattttcctttcaatGTAGACAAGTAAATTATCCACAAGAAActcatcctccattttgttaTGAAGTTTTGTTTTAACAATCTTCTTAGTTGAGaatgctcgttcggtagttgATGAACAAAGAATTAAGAATGAGATGTATGTAAAACCCTAGATTTAAAAGACTTAACAGTTTTCCTTCTTGTTAATCTGTTGATGGGATCATGGGAAAACCCAAACAATAGGAGTAGGGGGCACTAGGGCAGGCAACAGCAGTGGAATCAGCAGAGAATAActgaataaatgaataaaagagaggttttttttttttttttaaggttaggtttggactttggaggggctggttttttttaaaaaaataaaattggagggGCTGGGCTATGGGCTGTGCTAATTTGGAGGGGCTGGGTTTTTAAAATGGAGGGACTGGGcaatatttgaaataaaaatatatgaaaatttttttttaaaaaaaatttaagcaagGGCGCCAGCCCTGCGTCCTTGTGAGTAGATCCACCCCTGTTAACTATAACACAACCTATTTAAATAGACGAGTAACCTGACCCAATTCACACAACTTATTTAATAAACAGATCATGTTGGGTTGACCTGACCCGACCAACATAACCTGTTTAATTAACAATTTCAATTATTGAGCACGAAAATATCATTTTATACAAAGATATTGCCAtaataattatcaattatgaACAACAGATCATATTGGGTTGACCCGACCCAACCAACTATTTAATGAACAATTTCAATTATTGAACatgaaaatatcattttataCAAAGATATTGCCAtaataattatcaattatgaACAATAGATCATGTTGGATTGACCCGACCCGACCAACATAACCTGTTTAATTAACAATTTCAATTATTGAGCatgaaaatatcattttataCAAAGATATTGCCAtaataattatcaattatgaACATGAAAATGAATTACACTACCACATTTATATCTTTGCAACTAGGGATGAGATTAATGGTAATTTCTTTTCGTCTTAGACtttaggtttttaattttttaatggtaaaaattgaaaaaaaaaaattaattaatgaatatatatacaagttATGCGAGTCACTTGTAGGTTAAGTAGGCTAACCCGAAACTAACTCGTTTATTAGTCGTATCTAATCGGGTCGACCCAGTTGGACTTGAATTCtattttactaaattttaatcaattaattttgtattagatttATGTCAAATTCGCAAATCTTGTTAAAAATTATCGGCCATAAattatataagagagagagagagatgtgcaAGGAGTATTGGCCCAACCCTtcctcctctcccatctctaaATGGAAAAGTGGGCCTCAAATAAGAAACCTTGGAGAAAGCAACACCAATTGAGGCTCAGGCTAGCAAATATCCTGCTTATGTAGTCTTCTTTCGTTTGGGCCTCTCAGCATATTCCCTCCTCAATTGGGTTGTGTTGACTGATGTGGAAGGTGGGTTGGGCCCTAGCGTTCTCcctgatttttaaaaaataaaacaaacaaatcctatattttttatttatttttttaattatcatcaAACAAACAGACAATTCAACATCACGAATGTcaatcaaaaagacaaaaaatcaGAGAATAATATGTCGAAAACGCAACCTCATTCTGTCAAAGAGTCACTTGGACTCTTCTTGATCGTGTGGGCATCCCTTTCAATGAGAGCTTTAGGTTAATGTTGATCCACCAACCTGGAGAAAAAGGATGCAATATTGTTACCTTGTATGACCTTTATGAGGGAATCTAGAGAATCTAAAAGGGTTTATCTTCAATTTGAACTAATCAACACTTTTCTCATCATGGTTTGAATTGCATGCATGAGCACTAACCCACTAACCCATTACTCGTAGGCCGATGTAGGGGGACTAGCATACGCCATAGCCTCCCTTCACTTTAGAAGGGTTTAGTATAGATCTTTTGGCCAAAAAATTTTAGATTGGCCGCTCACCGGTCCTTTGAAAACGGGTCTAAAAAGTTAAGTGACGTAGGGGGACTAGCATACGCCATAGCCTCTCTCTACTCTTGAAGGGTTTAGTATATATCTTTGGGCCAAAAAATTTTAGATTGGCCGCTCCCCGGCCCTTTGAAAACCGATCTAAAAAGTTAAGTACATACACAAGCTAAGGTGGTCTCATACAGCCTAGGAAAAAAGTGGTCCTATATGAACTTGGACTAAATTTACATCAAAATCGATGATATTTGTTGGttggtaaacaaattttatttgcaaaacattttatgaaaatgaataattgAAAATAGAACTCTAGCATTATTAGCATATTGTAATTCAACATTTAGACTTCCTGGGACTGTCAAATGTTTCTGAATTGTGTGAATGAACTCTTCTTGTTTCTATCACAACTActaaacaaacatttttagctATGAATATTCTTAAAAACTAtgctttttaacaaaaatgaataTGATTTTTTGATTGATTGTGGTTATAGTTAGGGATGGAGGCAGACTTTGGTATAGGTAAAGGCCAAGGACCAAAACTTTTAGTGGGTAGGGGCCAAtaggcaaaaaaaataaaaagaaaaaaaaaaagttttccttataattttttttttccttgtgtgtGTGGGCCTACACCGGCCACCCCCAGCTCCGTCAATGGGTATAGTGTTCTCCTTGTTATCCTAAAAAAGAGTAATATATGCTTCATACTCAACTCTTATCACAATTATATACAATAATACAACTAGGCTGATATGGAATTGGTCATAAGGCGTTGGATTAGcatttattgaaataaaataaaaaatttaaggattgataGACACTATCACATCAACTCAGTTGTATGCGAATGAGATGAGGATTGAGTATTTTACATTGCtcctcataaaaaaataataaggataatttattaaaaatatgtgAAAGTTGAGGAATTCAGTTGTATCTTTCTTTTGGACGCCTATTTTGTCCCTT
It contains:
- the LOC132187303 gene encoding CBL-interacting serine/threonine-protein kinase 5-like, producing the protein MEEPSVVQQTGNLDSSRHIIFGKYEMGRLLGQGTFAKVYYGKNLVSDESVAIKLINKDNVKKEGLIEQIKREISVMRLVRHPNVVELKEVMATKAKIFFVMEYVKGGELFAKVAKGKLKEDLARKYFQQLVSAIDFCHSRGVSHRDLKPENLLLDDNEDLKVSDFGLSALPEQLWNDGLLHTQCGTPAYVAPEVLRKKGYDGAKADIWSCGVILFVLLAGYLPFQADNLMKMYRKVFKAEFEFPQWFSTDAKQLISQLLVSDPAKRISILEIMQNPWFQKGFVKPIPIPLSIQEPVGDQNDQNDEKSMSPRFYNAFELISSMSSGFDLSNLFECERKSGSMFTSKCSASAIVAKLQALASRLNFSVTSVKEFKVKMQGKMDGRKGKLAVTAEVFEVAPEVAVVEFSKSAGDTLEYKKLYEEEVRPALKDIVWSWQGETNCHQL